TTTCGTAAATTTTGTGTCTTTGCCGGAAATACTTTTCTTGAGATAAAAGCTTGAACTTTTGTACGAGTTTTTGAGAATCTTTCTCATCTAAAAGATCTTTAATACCCAGattgatttcttttcttttggctGAGGTTAATGATTTTGTAGTCTCTGTGGGTTTTGGGTGCGTTGATTTAATGGAGTTTGCTGCATTTCGGGTTGAAGAAAATAAGGAATGAAGGCGAGTGTAGACGTTGGAGTTTGACATTGTGTTCTATTGACTATTTGTTTTGTTTCAGTCAAAACTTGAATTGGGatttatttattcacatttcGTTCAGGTAAATCTTTTAAGACTTCCTCTCCAAGTCCCAGTCTTCCGTGACCATTAGACCGATAATTTTTACTTCTATTATACAACTGGTTGTACCATGCATAAGCTCAGTTGGGACAAAATTATCATTCACTATATGTGACGTATTGGTAGTCAAGTcgtgtcttggcctagtggaaaGAATTCCACCTTCCAAGTGTGTCTTGGCCTAATGGAAAGGATTCCACCTTCCAACCAAAAGGTTGGGGGTTCAATCTCCACTAGGGTCACTTTGAGGGAGGGTTCCCCTTATCACTCCCCCCACTCTCAAAGTGTCTAGCCTGCTAACCCGGGTGGGTTGACCCGTGCGGGGTTCCGACCCGATAAGGCTATTCATCTtaccttgcaaaaaaaaaaaaaaatatgtggcGTATTGGTAGTCAAGTCGTGTGGAACCGGTTAAGGTCAAGTTAATTTTGGTTGGTTTAAGTATTCGGCAGGCCCGACCTTGGACATAGGCGAGGGGCCTTGGCCGCTGCTGTTGTCTTTGGGGAATGTTCTCATAATCCTGGGGGCTAGAGCACATGTGTCAAATGCAGCTGAGAAATTATGAAATTTTCAACCCAATCTGACCCGACATGTTACAAGTGAGTCCGGTGTGGGCCAGACCCGAAGCATGGCCCGGCCCACCCCACAGCCATCACAGCCATCTTTAGATACAACCGTGATAGCTGTTACTGTTAAATGTAGGACTGGTCACTATACTCCGGTTTCGAACTTCCTTTTGTTGACAGTACAGGTCATTTCAGGTTTGCTGAGATTAACATAACATAATTACGTGACAATCTGCTGCTTGTAGAAGACTGATTTTCATTTGTATTGCCCTCCTTAGTTCCAGGGAGTCCTTCATTACTCCCTCGATTCATGACTTTGTTTTCATAGTCAAAAACCAATCTTTGAAATTCAATTCATTTCAAACTtttcaaagtaaataaaatgattttGATGTTAATCTAGGACGAGGATGATGCCATATGAACTTGGCATATCACCAATTCACCATGAAAGATTGAAAGGCGACATGCTAATATGTGTAGCGCGTCTGCAGTGGTTCGCTATATCATCtttacactacaaaaaaaacaCCAGAAATTTGTTCTGCTAAAAGTTTTGGTCATACACAGTCGCAAAAAGCAAAGGAACAAAAAACCTGCAACTATTTCCCACCGAAAACCTCACATAATCTTTACTCCATATCAGTTAAAAGCAGAATTCGCCTTATTAGCATCAATGGGGTCAACGTAAATAAGTCAAATATCGCGTAAAACCTGTAGGCAGTTCAAGATCATAAGGAAAATAGCTATTAGCCTTTCCTAGTGCCACAAGAATTTTCGCTTCCTCCATCATCGACTTCTTTGCCAATGCATCAACTACCTTCTGCAACAAACACTGATCAACCGAGCACTGCCTCTTAAACATCCTCCTACAAACCTGATAAACCAATCCATAATCACCCTTATCACACAGAAACGGAACAATGCTATTGAAAGTCACCTTGTTCGGTGCACAACCATGGCTCAACAGCTCGTTATACCACCGCCTTACACCATCCAAATCGCCCTTCTTACACGCTCCTACAATAAAAGCATTGTAAGTTCCCACATGAGGATTCAGTCCTTTACTTTTCAGTTCCATAACCATGTCCATTGCTTTGGAAATCTTCCCATCATTAACAAGTCTTTGCAGCTTGAAATCGTAACTAAGTATACTAGGAGCTACACCACTTTTTATCATCCTTTCCCATATCTTGTCTCCTTCATCAAACTCCCCCTTGTCATAAAAAGCACGAAGCAGGGTGTTGAATGAAATGACACAGGGTTTCACTCCATTGTCCTCCATCTCATCAAGCAATGCTGCAGCCTTATCAATCAACCCGAGTTTACAGAGCGCATTAGCAGCTATGTTATAAGACCCAGTAATTGGCTTAATCGATAACTTCAATGGCAACTCACGAAAAAGTTTGTGAACTTTATCAAAATCCTCCAAATAAGAAGCAGCCCCTAAAAGGGCGTTAAAAGATCTGGCCCCTTGTTCACAACCTCGTTCAGGCAATTCGTCGAACAGCTTCTGTGCATGATCAAACAAACCTGCTTTCCCATACAGAAATATAATCCGTGAAGCAAATCCTTCCCCGTTAATGTATTTCTTCTGGGATTCTAGCACCTCTTTAATTAACGTAGACTGATTTGCGAGAGCAAGACGACGAATTGTGTAATCGTAGATTTTATACTTGCTCCTGAAATCCTTTTGCTGAGAAAGTGAGTTGAACTTTTCAACGAGTTTTTGGGAGTCTCTCTCATCCATGAGGTCTTTAACACTAACACCATTGCTAACTGCTCGATTCTTGACTAGGGTTATCAATGGTTTCTCTTTTATGGATTTAGGGGTTTGGATTTGGGGTAGTTTTGATTTAATGGTGTTGGTTGCATTTCTGGAAAATAAGCTACTGAGACGAGCGCAAGAGTTGGACATTTTGTGTATATTGTTAACTTTTTCTAATTTCTAGACTACAAGCTGTTAGTTTTCTAAGCTTTTGGAACTTGGTAGAATGAAGTTCTGGACTTCTGGCCCTCTGGGAGTCTGGGATGAAAATTTGAAAACTGTCAgatcgatttttttaaaaaaaaaattgaaagaaaaaatacACGGAAGTTAGAAAAgtttctctcaaaaaaatttATTGTCTACTGCTctattttatatgaaattaactgaatttatatgaacttatctgaatttattttatctggaaaaataaaacttattttgtctgaaaataaacttatttgtgtgtgaaaatgtctgaaaaaaacttatttttgctgaacttatattatctgaacttcactgaacttatctgagcttattttgtctgaaataagtcaaaataagtcgaacaaaacAGGACCATACGTGAGGATCAATATCTTGATGTGTTTGAACTTGATGACTAGGGAAGGTCAGGAGGCAATGTCGATCGATTTAATTGATGGGGAAAGTTTTTCGTATGTGTGAAATTAAACTAAGTGGTACCTTAACTAGGTCTTGTACGATTGTACTCTTGTATACAaaatctaaattttttttttttttttttttgaaaagataAGAAGAATAATACATTAGGAGCCCCTCCGTACGAGGGTTACTCCTAAGTAATCACTGTCTAAAATGGAAAGTAACTGGGGACTATTACAAACTTCAATACACATTGTGTTGCTAATTAAGTGACCAACATTTGCGATCCAGTCAGCTGCTCGGTTAGCTTCGCGGTAGATGTGCTTTATTTCCCAATTGTCGAAAAAAGTGAGAATATCCTTGATGTCTTTGATGATGTTATGAAGTTTCCACGGGATGCTCCAAATTCCTTTGACTAAGTTAATAACCATTAGATTGTCACCTTCAATACTTAGATTCTTGATGTTGAGGGGTTTTGCTTCCTGAAGTCCTCTGTGAAGAGCACACAATTCTGCCATGAACACTTGTGTAATTCCTAGATTGTGCGTGTGGGCGGTGATAGAAGCGACGTTGTTGTCACGAATGATAAAGCCAGCCGCCGATGATAAAACTTTGCAGGATCCGTCAAAGTTGAGCTTGAACGTACCCGGTGGAGGTGGGTACCATCGAACTAGAATTTGTGGAGTGTGGTTAgttggtgtgtgtgtgtgtgaagtGAAAGGGGTACCCTTAAGTTGATGCAAGTCGATATCAGTTCGAAGTTGCCATTCTTTATGGGCTATACTAGCCTTAAGGAAAACTCTAAAAGGATTAAAGTTACCATTGTTAAAAACGCAGTCATTTCTCTCTTTCCATAGAGCCCAAATGGTAAACATGAATTTACATAGGGTGTTATGGTAATTTTTTAGATACCTTATGGTATCAAAAAAGTCATGACGAGGGTTAGAAAAATGTAACCATGTTTTAGTATGATTAAGGGTCCAAACCTGTTTTGTAGTTGGACATTCATGAAAAGGTGATTAATACAAAATCTAAATTACTGTTATGAAAGGATGGGACCAAATCTCACAATTCGGTATACTATAGAATTTTAGTCTCAACTGAATTGTACGATTGTACCCATTTGAATGTATACTTTTTTTATGGCGGTGTATCAATGTGTAGATAGGTGGTCACCAGTAACCGACCCTGAAGCGGTCCAACTCAAGTCTAGGTTATACTAGATTGGAGGTTGGTTGAGTTGCGTAATCTCAAACTAAAAACAGCCTGAGTTGATTTGTAGGTTGGGTTGGATTGTGAATGAGTTTGAATATAAAATTGTTTTGTTGTTCATCATATACTTCATAAATTTATctaaaatattatatatatagtatAATTTGAGTGACAATAAACTAAACCCCAGATCGAGCCAGAtcaaacctttttttttttaaacatacgaagtactctctccgtcccggaatactcgatccgatttgaccggcacagagttaaagggacttgaattgacttatttaatttaataggtagtagttgatagtggggtattattttaatgtagttagtgggaggtgggttaagaggtggggttgggggagagtaggggttgaatttttaattattttttgtatggagtagggggtaggtgggttaataggggtggagtgagaaataatataatgttgttagaatatttccatttttagaaacaggtcaagtattaagggatgacccgataaggaaaacaggtcaagtattccgggacggagggagtatatatttgTGCTAAGGTACAAATACGTTCGAACTTCAGTCAATTAACGAAATCAGAAGAATACAATCAATTACTTATACTCCGTAAATTTCAGATCATAACACCTTTTTCAACTCATAACTTCTAATCagtaacacaaattcttatttacaatgggtgtgcaataaatattgtacaccggagtaaaagttaactcaaactacttaaaagttaagcttatacatgtaaaagttatatacttttagtgataaatttttttcattttaataaaacttatttcttcaaatcactaataatgtataaaattaatcatttaaccctttaaaatgtttatctatcaactttttctttactaatataaagttaatcaaaagtaagttaaagttacaaaaaaatgaataaaagttatcttggtgtacaataaatttattgtactcCTTATGCGCGCAAGATCTTTTAAATCCATAAACTTCAGATCATAATTTATATAATCCATAAAATTCAGATCATAACACGTTGacattgaaaacttgaactacTGATAAAAAGCCCATTTGAGTTAAGTTAGGCCTACCGTTAAGCAGTTGCCCCAAGCTGGGTCCATGACATTACCCGGTTTATCCCTATGAGGCTTCCCAAAATCCTTATGCAATTTTCTCCTTACATTTATACAAAATTTTAACATACTTCGTATAACTATTACAAATTTCTTACATTCTCATTTCTCATATTGTAAATAAAATCTTGAATGAGATTATCTTACACAATCTTATTCCGAGACGTCAAAATTTGACTCAAATAACTTATTGTTACCTCAATATGACAATAAATTATTGTGAGACCGTCTCATACAAGAATTTAC
This Spinacia oleracea cultivar Varoflay chromosome 6, BTI_SOV_V1, whole genome shotgun sequence DNA region includes the following protein-coding sequences:
- the LOC110775727 gene encoding pentatricopeptide repeat-containing protein At1g55890, mitochondrial, whose protein sequence is MSNSCARLSSLFSRNATNTIKSKLPQIQTPKSIKEKPLITLVKNRAVSNGVSVKDLMDERDSQKLVEKFNSLSQQKDFRSKYKIYDYTIRRLALANQSTLIKEVLESQKKYINGEGFASRIIFLYGKAGLFDHAQKLFDELPERGCEQGARSFNALLGAASYLEDFDKVHKLFRELPLKLSIKPITGSYNIAANALCKLGLIDKAAALLDEMEDNGVKPCVISFNTLLRAFYDKGEFDEGDKIWERMIKSGVAPSILSYDFKLQRLVNDGKISKAMDMVMELKSKGLNPHVGTYNAFIVGACKKGDLDGVRRWYNELLSHGCAPNKVTFNSIVPFLCDKGDYGLVYQVCRRMFKRQCSVDQCLLQKVVDALAKKSMMEEAKILVALGKANSYFPYDLELPTGFTRYLTYLR